From Symphalangus syndactylus isolate Jambi chromosome 17, NHGRI_mSymSyn1-v2.1_pri, whole genome shotgun sequence, one genomic window encodes:
- the IGSF10 gene encoding immunoglobulin superfamily member 10 isoform X1 has translation MKVKGRGITCLLVSFAVICLVATPGGRACPRRCACYMPTEVHCTFRYLTSIPDSIPPNVERINLGYNSLVRLMETDFSGLTKLELLMLHSNGIHTIPDKTFSDLQALQVLKMSYNKVRKLQKDTFYGLRSLTRLHMDHNNIEFINPEVFYGLNFLRLVHLEGNQLTKLHPDTFVSLSYLQIFKISFIKFLYLSDNFLTSLPQEMVSYMPDLDSLYLHGNPWTCDCHLKWLSDWIQEKPDVIKCKKDRSPSSVQQCPLCMNPRTSKGKPLAMVSAAAFQCAKPTIDSSLKSKSLTILEDSSSPFISPQGFMAPFGSLTLNMTDQSGNEANMVCSIQKPSRTSPIAFTEENDYIMLNTSFSTFLVCNIDYGHIQPVWQILALYSDSPLILERSHLLSETPQLYYKYKQVAPKPEDIFTNIEADLRADPSWLMQDQISLQLNRTATTLSTLQIQYSSDAQITLPRAEMRPVKHKWTMISRDNNTKLEHTVLVGGTVGLNCPGQGDPTPHLEWLLADGSKVRAPYVSEDGRILIDKSGKLELQMADSFDTGIYHCISSNYDDADILTYRITVVEPLVEAYQENGIHHTVFIGETLDLPCHSTGIPDASISWVLPGKNVLYQSSRDKKVLNNGTLRILQVTPKDQGYYHCVAANPSGVDFLIFQVSVKMKGQRPSEHDGETEGSGLDESNSIAHLKEPPGAQLRISALMEAEVGKNTSNTSKRHNYRELILQRRGDSTHRRFRENRRHFPPSARRIDPQHWAALLEKAKKNAVPDKRENTTASPPPVVTQLPNIPGEEDDSSGMLTLHEEFMVLATKALNLPARTVTADSRTISDGPMTNINYGTEFSPVVNSQILPPEEPIDFKLSTAIKTIAMSKNINPTMSSQIQGTTNQHSSTVFPLLLGATEFQDSDQMGRGREHFQSAPRITVRTMIKDVNVKMLSSTTNKLLLESVNTTNSHQTSVREVSEPRRNHFYSHTTQILSTSTFPSDPHTAAHSQFLIPRNSTVNIPLFRRFGRQRRIGGRGRIISPYRTPVLRRHRYSIFRSTPRGSSEKSTTAFSATVLNVTCLSCLPGERLTTATAALSFPSAAPITFPKADIARVPSEESTTLVQNPLLLLENKPNVDSAKTTPTIKYFSTEISQVTPTGAVMTYAPTSIPVEKTHKINAGYPRVSSTNEAKRDSVITSSLSGAITKPPMTIIATTRFSRRKIPWHQNFVNNHNPKGRLRNQHKVSLQKSTAVMLPKTSPALPRDKVSPFHFSTLSTSVMQIPSNTLTATHHTTTKTHNPGSLPTMKELPFPPLNPMLPSIISKDSSAISIISTQTIPATTPTFPASVITYETQTERSRAQTIQREQEPQKKNRTDPNISPYQSSGFTTSTTMTPPVLTTAETSVKPSVSAFTHSPPENTTGISSTISFHSRTLNLTDVIEEQAQASTQTLKSTIFSETTLSSKSHQSTTTRKVIIRHSTISPFLSSSATLMPVPISPPFTQRAVTDNVATPISGLMTNTVVKLHESSRHNAKPQQLVAEVATSPKAHPNAKFTTGNTHFIYSNLLHSTPMPALTTVKSQNSKLTLSPWAENQFWHKPYSEIAEKGKKPEVSMLATTGVSETTTLASDWDGQKNAKSDFDKKPVQEVTTSKLLPFDSLSRYIFEKPRIVGGKAASFTIPANSDAFLPCEAVGNPLPTIHWTRVPSGLDLSKRKQNSRVQVLPNGTLSIQRVEIQDRGQYLCSASNLFGTDHLHVTLSVVSYPPRILERHTKEITVHSGSTVELKCRAEGRPSPTVTWILANQTVVSESSQGSRQAVVMVDGTLVIHNLSIYDRGFYKCVASNPGGQDSLLVKIQVIAAPPVILEQRRQVIVGTWGESLKLPCTAKGTPQPSVYWVLSDGTEVKPLQFTNSKLFLFSNGTLYIRNLASSDRGTYECIATSSTGSERRVVMLTMEERVTSPRIEVASQKRTEVNFGDKLLLNCSATGEPKPQIMWRLPSKAVVDQQHRVGSGIHVYPNGSLFIGSVTEKDSGVYLCAARNKMGDDLILMHVSLRLKPAKIDHKQHFRKQVLHGKDFQVDCKASGSPMPEISWSLPDGTMINNAMQADDSGHRTRRYTLFNNGTLYFNKVGVAEEGDYTCYAQNTLGKDEMKVHLTVITAAPRIRQSKKTNKRIKAGDTAVLDCEVIGDPKPKIFWLLPSNDMISFSTDRYTFHANGSLTINKVKLLDSGEYVCVARNPSGDDTKMYKLDVVSKPPLINGLYTNRTVIKATAVRHSKKHFDCRAEGTPYPEVMWIMPDNIFLTTPYYGSRITVHKNGTLEIRNVRLSDSADFICVARNEGGESVLVVQLEVLEMLRRPTFRKPFNEKIVAQLGKSTALNCSVDGNPPPEIIWILPNGTRFSNGPQSYQYLIASNGSFIIYKTTREDTGKYRCAARNKVGYIEKLVILEIGQKPVILTYAPGTVKGISGESLSLHCVSDGIPKPNIKWTVPSGYVVDRPQINEKYILHDNGTLVIKEATAYDRGNYICKAQNSVGHTLITVPVMIVAYPPRITNRPPRSIVTRTGAAFQLHCVALGVPKPEITWEMPDHSLLSMASKERTHGSEQLHLQGTLVIQNPQTSDSGIYKCTAKNPLGSDYAATYIQVI, from the exons atgtaataaaatgcaaaaaagatAGAAGTCCCTCTAGTGTTCAGCAATGTCCACTTTGCATGAACCCTAGGACTTCTAAAGGCAAGCCCTTAGCTATGGTCTCAGCTGCAGCTTTCCAGTGTGCCAAGCCAACCATTGACTCATCCCTGAAATCAAAGAGCCTGACTATTCTGGAAGATAGTAGTTCTCCTTTCATCTCTCCCCAAGGTTTCATGGCACCCTTTGGCTCCCTCACTTTGAATATGACAGATCAGTCTGGAAATGAAGCTAACATGGTCTGCAGTATTCAAAAGCCCTCAAGGACATCACCCATTGCATTCACTGAAGAAAATGACTACATCATGCTAAATActtcattttcaacatttttggtGTGCAACATAGATTACGGTCACATTCAGCCAGTGTGGCAAATTCTGGCTTTGTACAGTGATTCTCCTCTGATACTAGAAAGGAGCCACTTGCTTAGTGAAACACCGCAGCTCTATTACAAATATAAACAGGTGGCTCCTAAGCCTGAAGACATTTTTACCAACATAGAGGCAGATCTCAGAGCAGATCCCTCTTGGTTAATGCAAGACCAAATTTCCTTGCAGCTGAACAGaactgccaccacactcagtacATTACAGATCCAGTACTCCAGTGACGCTCAAATCACTTTACCAAGAGCGGAGATGAGGCCAGTGAAACATAAATGGACTATGATTTCAAGGGATAACAATACTAAGCTGGAACATACTGTCTTGGTAGGTGGAACTGTTGGCCTGAACTGCCCAGGCCAAGGAGACCCCACCCCACACTTGGAGTGGCTTCTAGCTGATGGAAGTAAAGTGAGAGCCCCTTATGTCAGTGAGGATGGACGGATCCTAATAGACAAAAGTGGAAAATTGGAACTCCAGATGGCTGATAGTTTTGACACAGGCATATATCACTGTATAAGCAGCAATTATGATGATGCAGATATTCTCACCTATAGAATAACTGTGGTAGAACCTTTGGTCGAAGCGTATCAGGAAAATGGGATTCATCACACAGTTTTCATTGGTGAAACACTTGATCTTCCATGCCATTCTACTGGTATCCCAGATGCCTCTATTAGCTGGGTTCTTCCAGGAAAAAATGTGCTCTATCAGTCATCAAGAGACAAGAAAGTTCTTAACAATGGCACATTAAGAATATTACAGGTCACCCCGAAAGACCAAGGTTATTATCACTGTGTGGCAGCCAACCCATCAGGGGTTGATTTTTTGATTTTCCAAGTTTCAGTCAAGATGAAAGGACAAAGGCCCTCGGAGCATGATGGAGAAACAGAGGGATCTGGACTTGATGAGTCCAATTCTATTGCTCATCTTAAGGAGCCACCAGGTGCACAGCTCCGTATATCTGCTCTgatggaggctgaggttggaaaaAACACCTCAAACACAAGTAAGAGGCACAACTATCGGGAATTAATACTCCAGCGACGTGGAGATTCAACACATCGACGTTTTAGGGAGAATAGGAGGCATTTCCCTCCCTCTGCTAGGAGAATTGACCCACAACACTGGGCGGCACTGTTGGAGAAAGCTAAAAAGAATGCTGTGCCAGACAAGCGAGAAAATACCACAGCGAGCCCGCCCCCAGTGGTCACCCAACTCCCAAACATACCTGGTGAAGAAGATGATTCCTCAGGCATGCTCACTCTACATGAGGAATTTATGGTCCTGGCCACTAAAGCTTTGAACCTTCCAGCAAGGACAGTGACTGCTGACTCCAGAACAATATCTGATGGTCCTATGACAAACATAAATTATGGCACAGAATTCTCTCCTGTTGTGAATTCACAAATACTACCACCTGAAGAACCCATAGATTTCAAATTGTCTACTGCTATTAAAACTATAGCCATGTCAAAGAATATAAACCCAACCATGTCAAGCCAAATACAAGGCACAACCAATCAACATTCATCCACTGTCTTTCCACTGCTACTTGGAGCAACTGAATTTCAGGACTCTGACCAgatgggaagaggaagagagcatTTCCAAAGTGCACCCCGAATAACAGTGAGGACTATGATCAAAGATGTCAATGTCAAAATGCTTAGTAGCACCACcaacaaactattattagagtcAGTAAATACCACAAATAGTCATCAAACATCTGTAAGAGAAGTCAGTGAGCCCAGGCGCAATCACTTCTATTCTCACACTACTCAAATACTTAGCACCTCCACGTTCCCTTCAGATCCACACACAGCTGCTCATTCTCAGTTTCTGATCCCTAGAAATAGTACAGTTAACATCCCGCTGTTCAgacgctttgggaggcagaggagaatTGGCGGAAGGGGGCGGATTATCAGCCCATATAGAACTCCAGTTCTCCGACGGCATAGATACAGCATTTTCAGGTCAACACCCAGAGGTTCTTCTGAGAAAAGCACTACAGCATTCTCAGCCACAGTGCTCAATGTGACATGTCTGTCCTGTCTTCCCGGGGAGAGGCTCACCACTGCCACAGCAGCATTGTCTTTTCCAAGTGCTGCTCCTATCACCTTCCCCAAAGCTGACATTGCCAGAGTCCCATCAGAAGAGTCTACAACTCTAGTCCAGAATCCACTATTACTACTTGAGAACAAACCCAATGTAGATAGTGCGAAAACAACACccacaataaaatatttcagtactGAAATTTCCCAAGTGACTCCAACTGGTGCAGTCATGACATATGCTCCAACATCCATACCCGTGGAAAAAACTCACAAAATAAATGCCGGTTACCCACGTGTGTCTAGCACCAATGAAGCTAAAAGAGATTCAGTGATTACATCGTCACTTTCAGGTGCTATCACCAAGCCACCAATGACTATTATAGCCACTACAAGGTTTTCAAGAAGGAAAATTCCCTGGCATCAGAACTTTGTAAATAACCATAACCCAAAAGGCAGATTAAGGAATCAACATAAAGTTAGTTTACAAAAAAGCACAGCTGTCATGCTTCCTAAAACGTCTCCTGCTTTACCCAGAGACAAAGTCTCCCCCTTCCATTTCAGCACACTTTCAACAAGTGTGATGCAAATTCCATCTAATACCTTGACTGCAACTCATCACACTACCACCAAAACACACAATCCTGGAAGTCTTCCAACAATGAAGGAGCTTCCCTTCCCACCCCTTAACCCTATGCTCCCTAGTATTATAAGCAAAGACTCAAGTGCAATAAGCATCATATCAACACAAACAATACCAGCAACAACTCCTACCTTCCCTGCATCTGTCATCACTTATGAAACCCAAACAGAGAGATCCAGAGCACAAACAATACAAAGAGAACAGGAGCCTCAAAAGAAGAACAGGACTGACCCAAACATCTCTCCATACCAGAGTTCTGGCTTCACTACATCCACTACTATGACACCTCCTGTTCTAACCACAGCTGAAACTTCAGTCAAGCCCAGTGTCTCTGCATTCACTCATTCCCCACCAGAAAACACAACTGGGATTTCAAGCACAATCAGTTTTCATTCAAGAACTCTTAATCTGACAGATGTGATTGAAGAACAAGCCCAAGCGAGTACTCAGACTTTGAAGAGCACAATTTTTTCTGAAACAACTTTGTCCAGCAAATCACACCAGAGTACCACAACTAGGAAAGTAATCATTAGACACTCAACCATCTCACCATTCCTGAGCAGCAGTGCTACTCTAATGCCAGTTCCCATCTCCCCTCCCTTTACTCAGAGAGCAGTTACTGACAACGTGGCAACTCCCATTTCCGGGCTTATGACAAATACAGTGGTCAAGCTGCATGAATCCTCAAGGCACAATGCTAAACCACAGCAATTAGTAGCAGAGGTTGCAACATCTCCCAAGGCTCACCCAAATGCCAAGTTCACAACTGGAAACACTCACTTCATCTACTCTAATCTGTTACATTCTACTCCCATGCCAGCACTAACAACAGTTAAATCACAGAATTCTAAATTAACTCTATCTCCCTGGGCAGAAAACCAATTTTGGCACAAACCATACTCAGAAATTGCTGAAAAAGGCAAAAAGCCAGAAGTAAGCATGTTGGCTACTACAGGCGTGTCAGAGACCACCACTCTTGCTTCAGATTGGGATGGACAGAAGAATGCAAAGAGTGACTTTGATAAGAAACCAGTTCAAGAAGTAACAACTTCCAAACTCCTTCCCTTTGACTCTTTGTCTAGATATATATTTGAAAAGCCCAGAATAGTTGGAGGAAAAGCTGCAAGTTTTACTATTCCAGCTAACTCGGATGCCTTTCTTCCCTGTGAAGCTGTTGGAAATCCCCTGCCCACCATTCATTGGACCAGAGTCCCATCAG gacTTGATTTATCTAAGAGGAAACAGAATAGCAGGGTCCAGGTTCTCCCCAATGGTACCCTGTCCATCCAGAGGGTGGAAATTCAGGACCGCGGACAGTACTTATGTTCCGCATCCAATCTGTTTGGCACAGACCACCTTCATGTCACCTTGTCTGTGGTTTCCTATCCTCCCAGGATCCTGGAGAGACATACCAAAGAGATCACAGTTCATTCTGGAAGCACTGTGGAACTGAAGTGCAGAGCAGAAGGTAGGCCAAGCCCTACAGTTACCTGGATTCTTGCAAACCAAACAGTAGTCTCAGAATCATCCCAGGGAAGTAGGCAGGCCGTGGTGATGGTTGATGGAACATTGGTCATCCACAATCTCAGTATTTATGACCGTGGCTTTTACAAATGTGTGGCCAGCAACCCAGGTGGCCAGGATTCACTGCTGGTTAAAATACAAGTCATTGCAGCACCACCTGTTATTCTAGAGCAAAGGAGGCAAGTCATTGTAGGAACTTGGGGTGAGAGTTTAAAACTGCCCTGTACTGCAAAAGGAACTCCTCAGCCCAGCGTTTACTGGGTCCTCTCTGATGGCACTGAAGTGAAACCATTACAGTTTACCAATTCCAAGTTGTTCTTATTTTCAAATGGGACTTTGTATATAAGAAACCTAGCCTCTTCAGACAGGGGCACTTATGAATGCATCGCTACCAGTTCCACTGGTTCGGAGCGAAGAGTAGTAATGCTTACAATGGAAGAGCGAGTGACCAGCCCCAGGATAGAAGTTGCATCCCAGAAAAGGACTGAAGTGAATTTTGGGGACAAATTACTACTGAACTGCTCAGCCACTGGGGAGCCCAAACCCCAAATAATGTGGAGGTTACCATCCAAGGCTGTGGTCGACCAGCAGCATAG AGTGGGCAGCGGGATCCACGTCTACCCAAATGGATCCCTGTTTATTGGATCAGTAACAGAAAAAGACAGTGGTGTCTACTTGTGTGCGGCAAGAAACAAAATGGGGGATGATCTGATACTGATGCATGTCAGCCTAAGACTGAAACCTGCCAAAATTGACCACAAGCAGCATTTTAGAAAGCAAGTGCTCCATGGGAAAGATTTCCAAGTAGATTGCAAAGCTTCTGGCTCCCCAATGCCAGAGATATCTTGGAGTTTGCCCGATGGAACCATGATCAACAATGCAATGCAAGCAGATGACAGTGGCCACAGGACCAGGAGATATACCCTTTTCAACAATGGAACTTTATACTTCAACAAAGTTGGGGTAGCAGAGGAAGGAGATTATACTTGCTATGCCCAGAACACCCTAGGGAAAGATGAAATGAAGGTTCACTTAACAGTTATAACGGCTGCTCCCCGGATAAGGCAGAGTAAGAAAACCAACAAGAGAATCAAAGCTGGAGACACAGCTGTCCTTGACTGTGAGGTCATTGGGGATcccaaaccaaaaatattttggttGCTGCCTTCCAATGACATGATTTCCTTCTCCACTGATAGGTACACATTTCATGCCAATGGGTCTTTGAccatcaacaaagtgaaactgcTCGATTCTGGAGAGTACGTATGTGTAGCCCGAAATCCCAGTGGGGATGACACCAAAATGTACAAACTGGATGTTGTCTCTAAACCTCCATTAATCAATGGTCTGTATACAAACAGAACTGTTATTAAAGCCACAGCCGTGAGACATTCCAAAAAACACTTTGACTGCAGAGCTGAAGGGACACCATATCCTGAAGTCATGTGGATCATGCCAGACAATATTTTCCTCACAACCCCATACTATGGAAGCAGAATCACAGTCCATAAAAATGGAACCTTGGAAATTAGGAATGTGAGGCTTTCAGATTCAGCCGATTTTATCTGTGTGGCCCGAAATGAAGGTGGAGAGAGTGTGTTGGTAGTACAGTTAGAAGTACTGGAAATGCTGAGAAGACCGACATTCAGAAAAccatttaatgaaaaaatagttGCCCAGCTGGGAAAGTCCACAGCATTGAATTGCTCTGTTGATGGTAACCCACCACCTGAAATAATCTGGATTTTACCAAATGGCACACGATTTTCCAATGGACCACAAAGTTACCAGTATCTGATAGCAAGCAATGGTtcttttatcatttataaaaCAACTCGGGAGGATACAGGAAAATATCGCTGTGCAGCTAGGAATAAAGTTGGCTATATTGAGAAATTAGTCATATTAGAAATCGGCCAGAAGCCAGTTATTCTTACCTATGCACCAGGGACAGTAAAAGGCATCAGTGGAGAATCTCTATCACTGCATTGTGTGTCTGATGGAATCCCTAAGCCAAATATCAAATGGACTGTGCCAAGTGGTTATGTAGTAGACAGGCCTCAGATTAATGAGAAATACATATTGCATGACAATGGCACCTTAGTCATCAAAGAAGCAACAGCTTATGACAGAGGAAACTATATCTGTAAGGCTCAAAATAGTGTTGGTCATACACTAATTACTGTTCCAGTAATGATTGTAGCCTACCCTCCCCGAATTACAAATCGTCCACCCAGGAGTATTGTCACCAGGACAGGGGCAGCCTTTCAGCTCCACTGTGTGGCCCTGGGAGTTCCCAAGCCAGAAATCACGTGGGAGATGCCTGACCACTCCCTTCTCTCAATGGCAAGTAAAGAGAGGACGCATGGAAGTGAGCAGCTTCACTTACAAGGTACCCTAGTCATTCAGAATCCCCAAACCTCCGATTCTGGGATATACAAATGCACAGCAAAGAATCCACTTGGTAGTGATTATGCAGCAACGTATATTCAAGTAATCTGA
- the IGSF10 gene encoding immunoglobulin superfamily member 10 isoform X2, with translation MVESIRLENQPCDLRVGSGIHVYPNGSLFIGSVTEKDSGVYLCAARNKMGDDLILMHVSLRLKPAKIDHKQHFRKQVLHGKDFQVDCKASGSPMPEISWSLPDGTMINNAMQADDSGHRTRRYTLFNNGTLYFNKVGVAEEGDYTCYAQNTLGKDEMKVHLTVITAAPRIRQSKKTNKRIKAGDTAVLDCEVIGDPKPKIFWLLPSNDMISFSTDRYTFHANGSLTINKVKLLDSGEYVCVARNPSGDDTKMYKLDVVSKPPLINGLYTNRTVIKATAVRHSKKHFDCRAEGTPYPEVMWIMPDNIFLTTPYYGSRITVHKNGTLEIRNVRLSDSADFICVARNEGGESVLVVQLEVLEMLRRPTFRKPFNEKIVAQLGKSTALNCSVDGNPPPEIIWILPNGTRFSNGPQSYQYLIASNGSFIIYKTTREDTGKYRCAARNKVGYIEKLVILEIGQKPVILTYAPGTVKGISGESLSLHCVSDGIPKPNIKWTVPSGYVVDRPQINEKYILHDNGTLVIKEATAYDRGNYICKAQNSVGHTLITVPVMIVAYPPRITNRPPRSIVTRTGAAFQLHCVALGVPKPEITWEMPDHSLLSMASKERTHGSEQLHLQGTLVIQNPQTSDSGIYKCTAKNPLGSDYAATYIQVI, from the exons ATGGTGGAAAGCATAAGGCTTGAGAACCAGCCCTGTGACCTAAG AGTGGGCAGCGGGATCCACGTCTACCCAAATGGATCCCTGTTTATTGGATCAGTAACAGAAAAAGACAGTGGTGTCTACTTGTGTGCGGCAAGAAACAAAATGGGGGATGATCTGATACTGATGCATGTCAGCCTAAGACTGAAACCTGCCAAAATTGACCACAAGCAGCATTTTAGAAAGCAAGTGCTCCATGGGAAAGATTTCCAAGTAGATTGCAAAGCTTCTGGCTCCCCAATGCCAGAGATATCTTGGAGTTTGCCCGATGGAACCATGATCAACAATGCAATGCAAGCAGATGACAGTGGCCACAGGACCAGGAGATATACCCTTTTCAACAATGGAACTTTATACTTCAACAAAGTTGGGGTAGCAGAGGAAGGAGATTATACTTGCTATGCCCAGAACACCCTAGGGAAAGATGAAATGAAGGTTCACTTAACAGTTATAACGGCTGCTCCCCGGATAAGGCAGAGTAAGAAAACCAACAAGAGAATCAAAGCTGGAGACACAGCTGTCCTTGACTGTGAGGTCATTGGGGATcccaaaccaaaaatattttggttGCTGCCTTCCAATGACATGATTTCCTTCTCCACTGATAGGTACACATTTCATGCCAATGGGTCTTTGAccatcaacaaagtgaaactgcTCGATTCTGGAGAGTACGTATGTGTAGCCCGAAATCCCAGTGGGGATGACACCAAAATGTACAAACTGGATGTTGTCTCTAAACCTCCATTAATCAATGGTCTGTATACAAACAGAACTGTTATTAAAGCCACAGCCGTGAGACATTCCAAAAAACACTTTGACTGCAGAGCTGAAGGGACACCATATCCTGAAGTCATGTGGATCATGCCAGACAATATTTTCCTCACAACCCCATACTATGGAAGCAGAATCACAGTCCATAAAAATGGAACCTTGGAAATTAGGAATGTGAGGCTTTCAGATTCAGCCGATTTTATCTGTGTGGCCCGAAATGAAGGTGGAGAGAGTGTGTTGGTAGTACAGTTAGAAGTACTGGAAATGCTGAGAAGACCGACATTCAGAAAAccatttaatgaaaaaatagttGCCCAGCTGGGAAAGTCCACAGCATTGAATTGCTCTGTTGATGGTAACCCACCACCTGAAATAATCTGGATTTTACCAAATGGCACACGATTTTCCAATGGACCACAAAGTTACCAGTATCTGATAGCAAGCAATGGTtcttttatcatttataaaaCAACTCGGGAGGATACAGGAAAATATCGCTGTGCAGCTAGGAATAAAGTTGGCTATATTGAGAAATTAGTCATATTAGAAATCGGCCAGAAGCCAGTTATTCTTACCTATGCACCAGGGACAGTAAAAGGCATCAGTGGAGAATCTCTATCACTGCATTGTGTGTCTGATGGAATCCCTAAGCCAAATATCAAATGGACTGTGCCAAGTGGTTATGTAGTAGACAGGCCTCAGATTAATGAGAAATACATATTGCATGACAATGGCACCTTAGTCATCAAAGAAGCAACAGCTTATGACAGAGGAAACTATATCTGTAAGGCTCAAAATAGTGTTGGTCATACACTAATTACTGTTCCAGTAATGATTGTAGCCTACCCTCCCCGAATTACAAATCGTCCACCCAGGAGTATTGTCACCAGGACAGGGGCAGCCTTTCAGCTCCACTGTGTGGCCCTGGGAGTTCCCAAGCCAGAAATCACGTGGGAGATGCCTGACCACTCCCTTCTCTCAATGGCAAGTAAAGAGAGGACGCATGGAAGTGAGCAGCTTCACTTACAAGGTACCCTAGTCATTCAGAATCCCCAAACCTCCGATTCTGGGATATACAAATGCACAGCAAAGAATCCACTTGGTAGTGATTATGCAGCAACGTATATTCAAGTAATCTGA